The DNA window GTTATTGAAGGAGAAGCTGCACACCTTGTGATATCTGTTTTATGAAAATTACTAGGAAGGAAGCTATGAGaacaaataaaatgaataaaagctTCTGAACTTTAATCTACTTTGTCAAATGTAGCCCCTTGATTTATTGTTGTCaaaattttcatctaaaaattagtCAATGATAAGTAAACCACTCCATTGATTCATAGTCCAATCTAATGGCGAATGTATGATGAAAGTATAAAGAACAATTAATTAAGCGGTTGAAATTTATACAAAGAACCACCCAACTCTTAAGTAAATGATAAACATCTAATCGTAACAAGTCATTGAAGGAAGTAAAACAGTGGCCTATAATTTGTAAAAATTATTTGtacaagaagaaaatggaaaccAGGAACGATACGTATAAAAGAGCGGTCAACTGTTTTGAATTTTACCAAAATAGATAAGTTGTCTTACCATTAATGATCTAACGATTACAAAAGGAAAGCAATCAACCACTGCAAATCTAATGGTCCAAAGTTAAGCAAgatatcaaaattatttttaaaaaagtgaaaaacctcaaataaataaaaacctTAAAATTTGCTTTGTGATTAAATATGGCTTGGCTAAAATAATTCTTAGACTGACTAAATTTATACATTTTAATGCTTAGACTGACTGTTTCATTttaattatgtaaaataaattatatacatCTTCCCTAACACAATGCTTTATAGTTTTATTACAAAGAATATCATTTTTTCCACATtcctttttaaatatttattagAGATATGATTTATATATCTCAATATTTTTCCCACACTGTAAAAATATatgttttatcatattttttccAATAAatcccaaacaaataaaaaccTAAAAAATTGCTTTCTAAATGAATAAAGCTCATGACTGgcatatttgtttttatttttatgccATCAGTTAAATCATCTTTTACCCAATTTCTTTGTAATAtgaaaatttatcaatttttgtATCTCTTCTTGCCATTAATCCCAAAGAATAAGGAGAGTGTTtatgaaattaaataaaattataaattgAAGTAGGTAGTGCACTTATTTATGCTTTGTAAATAATTAATCTAGCATTTAAACCCCTTGTCACGATGTGTCTACTctcattagaaaaaaaaatcaattttggtattttattttccctcaaaatccaaataattttaaaaatctatAGAAAAATAAGGTTGCATTCTAAATATTAACCTTGCATTTAAACTTAAATTTTTATGCTTATACATTTATTCAAAGTAATAAttgataaatttattttttgaattaaatatattaatatcAAATATTTCTCAATTAATTATCTATTCTTGACTAAAAAGGTAATAAATAATCAGCTATTATGGACCTATCCTTGAATAGGTGGGTTTATTTGGTCTACATAATAATAAGAGGGGAGGAGAAAATATATCTTATATATCAGCATTGACCCAAAAgtatcaaaagcaaaagaaggaaACAAAGAAAGCTCCATATGCCTCTCATTGTGCCACATAGCAGCTCTTAGAGTTGGTACAGCAAAATCAATTCAATCTAAtataatagatatatatatatatatattcttaaaTTGGATGCATGTCACATGTGCTGAACATATGCACATGCATATGTTTGTATGTATACGGCTGAGCTTAGCTCAATCAAGCCAATGAGTTAGACTGAAGCTCAACTTGTCTCACATTAAACCTACTTTTTCTGATGTTGGTGCATTTCAAGCTTAACTCACACTGATATTGGCCTACAATTTAGGTCCAAGACAGAGCTTGGCTGACATTAAAATGAGGCTCAGCACAATATTCTTAGGTACAGGTGGTTTAGCTTAGTTTAGCTTGGCTCAGATACTCCTATATGTTCTTGCCCGGAAACTCCGGTCAGATTGGAAGTAAATCAGCACAGATCATCTAATTGTAACTTGACTTGGGGAAGGCTCGGTTGAATGGTAAAGAGGAaaggattttaaaaaaaaaaaaaaaattgtaactcATGTACTAAAAACTCATAAAATTTGGAGGACCGAGCTGCTGCCCCTTCAGAAAATGTATACTGTTGTATTAGGACTAAAATTAAAAGTATTTCCTccaaattttatatttcatAAAAATGATTGTGGGttagttttcttaaaaataattcATATTCAAAAAAAGTGTAGACTACTTGTTCACTATATcactcaaaatttccaaaactaGCCATGTTTGGATTGCCCTTTTACTTCATAAAATTTTTACACTCTTCGTGAattaatcacctttttacctcactttttttttttttttttttttgtcgacacaggggtgtccgggtcaatccttacggggttcgactaatcccctgcggcccgGGCCCGGTGCCCCAACCCGGCCCGAACACGTTAAGTGCGCGGAGGAATCCAGCGGAGCGGagactcgaacttgtgacctcAAGGTTCACTGGTGAGAGGCGCTGCCGCTGGACCATTCACGCGGGGCACCTTTTTACCTCACTAAGTTCCTGTTTCTCTTATATAGCTGTACCAATCATTTGTTATAGTGGTTTGTTCAATAAAAgttgttcttcttttttcattGTCTCTGTTTATCCATTatcttttcaaataaaaatgtCAACATTTCTCAGGTCCAAGTACAATGAATAGGCAAAACTGATTTTGTGTTGTGCTAGTACGCAGAACTACAGACTACCACCTGGTCTGGAATGTTACGAGAATCGTACTACTTTTCGAGATTAATTACGATTGAACtagaaatgaaagaaagaatGCCAAAATTTTACCGCACCAGCTGTGAGGATAGGCAAAATTAAGATTTTGTGTTCAGAAGGCAAAACTGATTTTGTGTTGTGCTAGCGTTTAGTGTGGACTATCTATCCATCTATTGCGTTAACTATTGAACTAGGAAGAGTACACGTGAAATTTGTGCATCACTAAATTATttcatgtatttatatattaatAGTGCTTACAACACGTACTAAAGATACAAGCATACAAAAATTATGAAGAGATACAAGTACAAGAAACTAATTCAACAGTGACATATATACTTCTTTTTTTACACCATAATTGATTAGCAGATTAACACTTTAGCGACCACGTCAGGCTATTGATTTGAAAATCTTGAAAGTTTGCAAGGACTTGACAATACCTTGAATAGATCCGATCGTTGCTGCTATTGAGGTTAGTAGACAGCACATACTAAGAGTTTGCATCCACGCCCACTTGAATGAGAAAATGggtatttttttcctttcaatacGCATCTTGATAGGAAAATATACTGTCAGCGGCCAGAATGAGAGAGCTCCAATTAGTCCCACGATATCATTGAAAAATGGAAACATCATAGCTATGACCGTGGTTATTATGACATACGTCGTTCTCCATATCATCCGGAAGAGGGTGACTCTATAAACACCGTAACCAGGCATGTTAATGGCATATTCATGGTTAACCAATCCGCTATTCGGCCATCTATGCCTCGTAGAACTTTCCACAAAACCAAAGACTGGTTGACCACATATCTGTAGAAGATTAATGCATGAGAATGAATTATTTAGGAGCAAAATTGGATACACTTTCTTAAAATTGTAGTAGGACTTCTAATTTGTATCTtaatataagaaattttacactacataagttttttttttctacgtACAACCATGTGCTCTATTAATAAACTTACAGCAATtgtaaaaagaaaagggataatttcagaaacctcccctgagatttctcaTAATATCACTTAGCTCCGCTGAggtttttaaaatctcacttgtTTCCCTTGGATTGACATTTCTTGTAACATTTTAACCCCTTTGGAGGAAATACAAGACAGATAAAACTTTTGTTCCAATACTACCCTTATGTTATCCTACttatgaaatttataacaacaataaaaaataaaataaggtgtAAATTTCTTGACGTAAACTATTTATTTTAGTCATACtggaacaaaagcaaaatttatgccttgaaaatttcacaagtatgaagagattattttagtttttaatacAACTTAAACTATACCATGGATTGAAACATATTTTCCCAAAAAATATCTTGACTTCCTTAATTGTAACTGTGCACAAAATTTTTTAAGGTGTTAATTACTCACCAAAATCCTCTTAAGTGGTTGATCTTGATTAGATTTATTTTATCCACGTCCTTTGCTGTCCCACCATGACCCCAATATAAAGAAATATTGACCATTATTAGCTTGcaatttattttgttaatttacattttttggttttaaaattttattttgttttggcttGTTGGTTAAATAGTTATTAAGAGCAAGGGTAATGTTGTTAATTTATGACCTTTGATAGGAATATTTAGTCTGGTTAAGTTgacaagggaggtaagtgagattttaaaaatttcagGAGAGTTGAGTGATATTATGACAAATCtcggggaggtttctaaaattatcccaaaagaAAAGCTATAGTTTGAATCCCATAGTCCATCAAGTTATGCATATAACAGAGACATTTACCTATGTCCATAATCAAAGATAAAGCTAGCTGTAACTGCTATCCATAGCTTTAGAGTTAAACAAATATATGAAATAAAGCCCCATCTTTAGTTTGAACCTTTCAATAAAAACAGTGACAAAAGAGACCTCTAGTTTCAAACCTATAATCCATCATGTATGCATATAACAAGAACTTTTACCACTACTGATAGTTAGAGAAATAAGGCCTACTAATACTGATATCCATGGTTaagaaattaaacaaacaaATCGCATTCATTGTTTACCTGGTAAGCTCCTGTGAGATGAATCACAACAAAAATATTAGCGAGGTCGATGAGCCAAAATGGCTCAAAGAAACCAAATCCAGCTAATATATTGCCTGGTGCTTTATCACCAAATGCTGCATATCCCAGCAACCCACATGACATATAAAATAAGGTGGATATAGAAATTCCAGCCAGGGAAGCTTGTTTCATTACTCTATTCTCAGGTTTGGATGACCCTAGAGTGTCCTGCAAATTAATCAAAGTACAAAatttaataaaacaaaaatcaattaCTTTTCTGTGATGCATATTGCAACATACTACACGGATATGGTTATTGATGCAAATGTTCAGTCAAAACAGTACCTGAATTTCAATAAGCACATCTGAAAAACCATAAGCAAATGCTAAGTTCCCAAGGGCTGTAAATGTGGTCCATAAGTTGTTGGTATTTGACTTATCTCCATCAATGAACACTCCGGTCAAGCTAGTCTTAACATGTGGTCGTCCTTCGAAATGGAAGCCGAAAATTATATAAGTAGATGGTTTGAGATGATAGAAATTGATATAAAATATGTTACATTGCAAACTTTTAAGGAGTATTTTTTATTGCATTCAAGAATCAAAGTAAAATTGTGATCGTATACATCTACTATCAGTATGGATTTATATGATTGGTTAGTTTCATTTATTAATGAGTTGATTAACGTAGAACTAGATTTCAAGTGAAGTATGATGGACAAATATTTTAACTTTTCATTCCTTCAAATCATAACAGAAGTTATCCAAATAGTGAATATGCACTTGAATAAAGTTGAAACCCATCTCAGACTCCATTACCTGAAAATCAAACACCTCCTAAACCTGAAAATCAAACATCCAACTAAACCTTTCAGTCAATTTTGGAGAACAAGTTTTAATTCTTTTCATTTAGACGTGATACATCTTTGGGTAAGATTACACATTTTATCCtagcacattttctttattccaATCTTATTTACCTTCAATGCGATCATGACCTCTATAGTTGCCAAATAGACACAACGTAGATAACATActaaatttctttttctattaTGTAAGATACTAGATAGCATGTGACGCTCTTTGTATGTTTAAGTTTAAACTTGATAGAAGCTAATTCAATTTTATGAACTTGCAAATTACTctcaaaatcaaaaaacaaaagaaaatgtaaTAATATTTCTGAGGTTGCGCAAATATGATTATGAACgatttttgaaatgtatagtttaCAGTAATAAGAACACGGCTTTACTTCAGAAATTAGAATTTCATAAAGTAATAGGATGCTATCTTCGTTGACCATATACATTGCTAACAACTAGAAAAACAGTAACCATAATAATGGAGCTTTTTGTTCTAGACTTGAGAATTGATTTTGAGACTCAAACACTGATTACGGATTGAATATAACAGAGTATGCACTAAGGAAAATGCTAAAGGATATAGCTTACTAGGCAAAAGTTTCATATGGAAAATCAGTGATTTTGATATATTAGAAGCAAGGCTTGTCAGTGGCTTGATGTTTGAATTTGGTTCAAGCACAAATGGAGAATATCTTGGTTTCAAATTCCACttgttaaaaaaagaaaatgcaccaaaaccTTACAAAATGCATAAAGTCAGATCTTGACCATAGTCTATTCAACCTTTGTCAATTCAAGAGAACCTCATACATATCACCTAAAATTTATATACATTATTGGCCGTCTTGTCAAGTTTCTCCATTTTAAAATTTGTATACCACCTAAAAATTTTAATCCTAACAATCTTGTATAGATTCAATTGTCTGTCTGCTCAAGCTTGCCAAGTAGATATTATATACAATCACAGACAAATTCAGATACTGACCTGCAACTTTAGCTATTGAGAGTCCGAGGCCAATGGAAGCATGGCAACAACACATCACTGTTGTGAGTAGGGACAGCATCGACAACTCTTGAATATTTGGAATTTGACTTAAAAATACTTGTATAACCCCGAAAATGATGATGAAGAGATTAATTGGCGTATGACAACCAAAAGAATGACCATGCTTGTGAAAGCAATATGATCTTTTGATAGCCCTAAGGAAAAAAACAAAGTATCTTAATCTGCATATACAGCTAGGATGATGCTTGAAGGAGAAACGTATAACTAGTATAATTTGTAGCAAAAAAATTCTTGGTGTACTTACACCATACTGTTGGCCGATGTGATGATGTAGCCAATAGTAAATCCAACAAGATTGCCATACTGAGCAATTCCACTGAGTTTGTTATATCTTCCGCCTGTGCATGTACGAAAGTGGTAGTGACTAATCTTGTGCGTTAAACTATCAAACTTTTGTAAGCCAAACCTTAAGCTGTAGCTTTAGGAATGATAAGGATTTCAGCAAAGTAAAGGGTGAGAATGCTGAATAATTTTTATAAGCCATATCCATGAAAGATCTTGATGAAAACGTAAGAAACCCAAAGTCGAATTGGTCCTTGAAGAATTTCTAACCTAACTTCTTTTAATATGATCTAAAGGTAATTAAAAAAGTAAATGATAAAAATAGTTACTAAACTATTTAGAATTCTACATTTTCGTCACTAAACTTTTTGTTATGCCAAAACAGCTATTTAACTTATAAAAGGGCAAGATTTTTTGTTACTCAACTGACAAACTTTCACATTTAGTCACTCGACCCataaaaacatttttttggtcacaaaatgcattttctaaTTAGTTGAATGACCATTTTGACTAAATAAAAAGCTAAATAACTGAAAATAGGAATCCTGAATAGTTTACtgataatttttgaaattttctccaaaaaaaaaaaagaaaaaacaaatttagATGAGGTAGAGTTATTTAACAAAGTGATATCCACTTAACAATCTCCTTactgtgattttttttttctctctcatgCAAACCTTCATGCTCAAATTGGCAATCCACATTTcatttttgtttgacaaaataGTAGGATAATTGGCAATGATGAACAATTGATCTGATCTATCCTACAAAACATGGCCAAGGATCTCTTACCATTATCCTCGGTAGATTATTGATTTTTCTAATATTGTCAATCTATGAATATTGAGTG is part of the Coffea eugenioides isolate CCC68of chromosome 6, Ceug_1.0, whole genome shotgun sequence genome and encodes:
- the LOC113773622 gene encoding amino acid permease 6-like, which encodes MDDLRRAPADNINGTDDDGRPKRTGTFYTASAHIITTVVGSGVLSLPWAISQLGWIAGPMALISFSLITLFASTILADFYRFPDPVSGRRNYTYMDVVKVNLGGRYNKLSGIAQYGNLVGFTIGYIITSANSMVAIKRSYCFHKHGHSFGCHTPINLFIIIFGVIQVFLSQIPNIQELSMLSLLTTVMCCCHASIGLGLSIAKVAGGRPHVKTSLTGVFIDGDKSNTNNLWTTFTALGNLAFAYGFSDVLIEIQDTLGSSKPENRVMKQASLAGISISTLFYMSCGLLGYAAFGDKAPGNILAGFGFFEPFWLIDLANIFVVIHLTGAYQICGQPVFGFVESSTRHRWPNSGLVNHEYAINMPGYGVYRVTLFRMIWRTTYVIITTVIAMMFPFFNDIVGLIGALSFWPLTVYFPIKMRIERKKIPIFSFKWAWMQTLSMCCLLTSIAATIGSIQGIVKSLQTFKIFKSIA